A window of Roseiflexus castenholzii DSM 13941 genomic DNA:
ATGAGACCGGTACGGTCCAACACGCGCGTCTGCAAGGCGTCTTCGACATTGCGCGCCTGCGCTGGCGTCAACTCATCGTCGAACACCACGAGGTCGTAGTGCAAGGTGTCACGCAGCGCAGCAATTTCCTCGATCTTGCCAGGACCGATGAAATAACGCGGGAAGGGTTGCTTGAGGCGCTGATAGGTGCTGCCCACCACGTCAAGACCAGCGGTATCAGCCAGCAGAGCCAGTTCTTGAAGCGAGTCTTCCGCTTTCCATGCACTGCGGCTACCGGTCAATTCCACACCAACAAGAAAAGCGCGTTCACGGGGCGGGCGAGTTTCGTAGAGGCGGCGCCCGCCGTTGGGTGTCGTCTGATCGTCTCTGATCGTCATGCTCCTTACACTATCGATGGTATCCGTGGCATTATTCTAGCACGTCCCGCTGTGTGGAGCAAGCAATATTGGCGCGTCGTGCGCCGACATGAACCGGCAGTGATCGTCGCGTTCACTGTCACATGCACAAATCCGTGTTCCCTCATGCCGGAGATACCGGCACGCCCCAGGATTGAAGTTCAGCCGCCACCGCCTCCACCAACCTGTCGAGATTCGCCAGCACCGGGTCCGACAGGTCCAGTCCCGGTTCGATCAGCAACGGTTCCATGCCCAACAACACGATGCGCGACGGCGTATGCCCGCGCAGCGCCATCACTGCCAGGAGTTCCTGCAAGCCTACCTGATGCATCGACATCTTGAGCGCCAGGATCTGTGGTATCTGCTCGTTCTCTAACCGCACAATCGCGCCCGGCGGATGTCCGGCGTTGATGGCATCGAGGATCAAGAGATCGGCGATTCCTTCGAGATACGGGAGCAAATCCAGTCCCAGCGTTCCTCCGTCGAGCACAGTGACAGAATCTGGCACGCGGTAGCGTTGAGTCAGACGTTCGCAGGCGCGCACGCCCAACCCTTCGTCGCGCATGATGATGTTGCCCAAACCCAGAACGAGAATTGCTGGCATGAGTATCGTTCTTTCCGCTATGCGCACAGGGGGGCCGCCAGCGCGCCCCTACGCTGCGCCATTCGCGCGGGCATCCGGCACACCTCTACTATCTATGCGGAACGTTCAACTTTCGACTTTCCCGCCTGCAACCTTCACCTGCTGCGTCGTCGGCTCCGCTACCTGCGGCGCTTTGCCGTTCTGTTTGCCATTTTGCGCGATCACCTGCTCGATCCAGTCCGGCTGCTGCTCCCTGGGAAGGAACTTATAGCCACTGAAGATGCTCGACATCAAACCGTTCCCCTCTTCCATGTCGATCAACCACGCGGCGTACACATGGTGAACGACAAACGCCAGGATCAGGTACATAATGATGTGATGTCCCAGCCGCAGCGTTTGAAGCGACACAAGGTTCGTCACCCAGTCGGTGAGCGTGTACCAGATGCTTGCAGGATGCAACTGACCGTAGAGCGTAAAACCGGTAAAAGCGCTCAAACCGTACAGGACAACAATGATCATGTACGATGTGCCTGCCAGCGCATTGTGCCCGGCAACCTCTGGAGGATTACGACGCAGGAAGAAGTAGTATTGGATCGCATGCCACATATTTGTGCGCCCTTCCTTCGTCAGGAAGGGAAACAGGCCACGCCAGCGCGCCCACTGATTGCCGACAAATGCCCAGTAGGTGCGCAGAATCAGGCTCGCCACGAAGATGTAGGCGAACACAAAGTGGAGAAACCGCATCGACCCCATGAAATAGATGCCCCACGGTTCGCGCGTGCTCACGAAAATGTACGGGTTGGCAATGTAGTAGCCGGTGAAGCAGAGCATGACAATGCTCAACACATTGACCCAATGCGTCAGGCGCACCGGGACTTCCCAGACATAGACTCGTCGTCGCATGGCACACCTCACTGCACCCGGACGCGGGTAATCTCAATGCCACGGGCATCCACCAGGTGAACCGCGCACGCCATGCACGGGTCGAATGAATGAATGGTGCGCAGGATTTCAATCGGCTGCTCCGGGTCGGCAATCGGCGTGTCGATCAGTGCGGCTTCGTAAGGTCCGCGCACATCGCGCGCATCACGTGGCGAGCCGTTCCACGTCGTCGGAACCACTGCTTGATAGTTGACGATCTTGCCATCTCTGATCCGCACCCAGTGCCCAAGCGAGCCGCGCGGCGCTTCCATCGATCCCCAACCAACCGCTTCCTGGGGCCAGTTCGCCGGACTCCATTTGGCGCTGTTGTGAACTACCAGGTTGCCGGCCGCCATATTTGCCGCCAGTTCGTCGATCCATCCCGGCAACAGTTCGGCGATCAACGCGGTTTCGATGGCGCGCGCCGCTGTGCGCCCCAGCGTCGAGAAGAGCGCCGCCGGACCAACTCCCAACTGTTTGAGTGCAGCGTTGACCAACTCCTGAATGCGTTGCTGACCGGAAGCGTATCCGACGAGCATACGCGCCAATGGACCGACTTCCATCGGCATGTCGTCGTAGCGCGGCGTTTTGAGCCAGGAATATTTGCCATCGGTGTTGAGCCAGTCGTAAGGCGGTTGAGGACCGGTGTAATTCGGGATGGTCTCACCTTTCCAGGGATGGAGCGCCTGCTGATCGCCCTCGCCATAGCGGAACCAGGAATGCGCAACATATTCGGTCACGCGCTCGTGGTTCACCGGTTGCGGCTTCTGGTCGATATTCTTGTTCACAATCACACCGCGCGGCAGCCAGTAACTGGCGACGTTGCCATCTTTCGCAGCCGGGAAGTCGCCATACGACAGATAGTTGCCCACGCCAGCGCCAAGCCCTGCCCAGTCTTTGTAGAATGATGCGATAGCCAGAATATCGGGAATGTAGACCTTGCCCACAAACGTGCGCACCTGATCGGCGAGCATTTTCAACTGCGCGATGCGGATGGTGTTGATCGCCTGCTGCGCATTCGGGTCGAGCGGCGCTGCCATCCCGCCGACGAGATATGTCTGCGGGTGGGGATTCTTACCGCCCAGAATCGCGTGAATTCTGATGACGTCCTTCTGCCACTCCAGCGCTTCCAGGTAGTGCGCCACGGCCATCAGATTGGCTTCAGGCGGCAGCGCATACGCCGGATGCCCCCAATAGGCGTTGCCAAAAATCCCCAATTGCCCGCTGTCAACGAACTTTTGCAATCGGTCCTGGACACCCTTGAAGTAGGCGGGCGACGATTTGGGCCAGTCGGAAATGCTCTGCGCCAGTTCCGATGTTTTGACCGGATCGGCCTTGAGCGCACTCACGATATCTACCCAGTCTAAGGCGTGCAGGTGGTAGAAGTGGATGACATGGTCTTGCACATATTGGGCGCCTGCGATGATGTTGCGGATAAGCCGGGCATTGTCGGGTATCTGAATATCGAGCGCGTTTTCAACGGCGCGCACCGATGCAAGCGCATGGACGGTCGTGCAGACGCCGCAGATGCGCTGCGCAAACACCCAGGCGTCGCGCGGATCGCGTCCGCGCAGGACGATCTCCATGCCGCGGAACATCGTCGAACTGCTCCAGGCATCCACTACGCGCCCGCGCTCGATCTGCGCCTCGATACGCAGATGTCCTTCAATGCGGGTGATCGGATCAATAGCAATTTTTGCCATAGCGCGTCCTCCGCTGCTGTGCTCCATCTGTCAGGAGGCGGACGGTCCATCCCGATCGGGACGAACGCTCTCCCTGGCGTCACCCGACGCCATCGGCTTCCCTGCCTCTTCTGCCGGCTTTTCCTCCGCTTTGACCGGTCCTGCAATCTGCTCTACCACCTGAACGGCGCGCTCTGCGGCTTCCACCAGCGTCTCACCCCCATGCGCCGCAATCGGATGACGACTCGCCCGGATTGCGCTGGCAACGCCGTGGACTACACCGGCCGCCGCCACGGCGCCAACCGCAATGGCGCCCAGCGTATCGGCGGTCACCTCGATGCCAAAGCCTTCGACATTGGGCAGTCGCTCATAGAAAGGCGACATGGTATCCCAGAAACGCGGCGACATGCAGCCAACGCATCCGTGACCGGCGCCGATGGGCCAGTAGGACGTGCCGTTCCAGCCGACCGCAGGACAGTTCGAGAGCGTTTGCGGTCCTTTGCACCCCATCTTATACAGGCACCATCCCAGGCGATGCCCCTCGTCGCCCCAACGCTCGACGAAGCGACCGGAGTCGAAGTGCCCCCGACGCTCACAGTTGTTGTGAATGAGCTGCCCATAGGCGAAGAAGGGGCGTCCCTGCTCGTCGGTTGCCGGCAGTTGTTTGAATGTCAGGTAGTGGACAATGACGGCGGTTAGATTAATCACATTCATCGGGCAGCCCGGCAGGTTGATCAGATTCTTGAGACCCGGCACCGCCTGGCGCACACCAACCGCACCGGTCGGATTCGGGCTGGCGGCGGGCCAACCGCCATCCCAGGCACATGCGCCAACCGCAATCGTTGCCAGCGCATTCGAGCACACACGCTCTGCGATGCTCAACGCGGTGCGACCGCCGATCGTGCAATACACCCCGCCATTGGCAATGGGGATCGACCCTTCGACGATGGCGATGTATTGCCCCGGATAGTTTTCCACGACCGCATCGAGCGAATGTTCGGCGCGATGGCCGGCAGGCGCCATGATCGTCTCGTGGTACTCCAGGCTGATCTGCTCCAGCACAATGTCGGCAACGCCAGGCGACTCGGCGCGAAGGAAGGATTCGGTGTTGCCGGCGCAATCTTGAAACTCCAACCAGACAACCGGAAGACGTTCGGCAGTGTTCAGCGCCCTGGCGATACGTGGGGTAAAGGTGGAAGGCAGGGCGAGCGCGGCGCTCATCGCAGCGCAGAACTTGAGGAATTGACGGCGCGAAACACCGCGCGCTGCAAGGCGTTCCTCCAACGGCAAAGGACGAGCAGGCATACACGACCTCCTCGGATCGGGGAACCGATTGCGCCAGACGACGATCTGTTCAGAAGTATCAACGAAACATGGGACGGAGAGAAGCGCGTTGTGGGCACGAGTATAGCAGTGATGTGGACGGTTTGTGTGATGGTTCGGCTACAAAAGGTTAACGAGCGGTAACTCCCTGCTCGCATCCGACGACGACGCCATCGCGCATATGATACACCGTGGTAGCGAATTCCATCACTGCCGGATCGTGCGTTGCCATAACCAGCGTTACGCCCTCCTGGTCGCACAGGGTGCGCAGCATCGTCAGCACCCGTCTCCCGGTGCGGCTGTCGAGGTCGCCGGTTGGTTCGTCCGCCAGAATAATGCGCGGGTAGGTGACCAACGCCCGCGCCAGAGCAACACGCTGCTGCTGACCACCGCTCAACTCATAAGGGCGATGATCGATCCAGTCGGTCAGACCAACCGCAGCAAGCACCCGGCGCACGCGCGCATCCCATCGTCGGCGAGGCGCCTGCCCTGACAGACGCAGCGCCAGTTCGACGTTTTCAAATGCCGATGATGTGGGCAGCAGCGCAAAACTCTGAAACACGAACCCGATCCGACGCCGCAGCCTGGCAAGGTCATCGGAACGCATCTGATCGACACGCTGACCTTCAATGACAACACTGCCGCTCGTCGGGCGATCCAGCCCGCCGATGATATTCAGCAGCGTCGTCTTACCGCTGCCGCTCGGACCCATGAGGGCAACAAATGTGCCTCGTTCAATAGTGAGATCGACGCCGCGCAATGCGGAGACGGCGCGCGCGCCAGCGCCAAAGGTGCGGGTGATGCCTCGGACCTCGATCAGCGGCTCGGATGGCATTGATGCGGCGACCTCGGAGGCGACGTCACCATCATACAGGTAATGGTGAGGCTGATCGCCGGTGGTTTCCTCCGTTGGAACGGCGATCCGGTCGTCTTCGACCGGACGAATAAGGACGCCGCCATCGACAAGTTCGACGCGCGCGCGCCGCCCAATTCCTGCGAGCGCCCGTTGATCGCCAGGAATCTGGAGACGCCCGGTGCGATCAACGACGACAAGTTCTTCGGCGGCGCGCGCGCGCGCGCTATGCCCGGTCATCGCCGACACCCCATTGCCGCTTCCATCATCGCGGCGCGTTTCGGTGCTCGTTCGCCCGTCGCGGATGACGATCACCCGGTCTGCCTGTTCTGCCACCCGCGGATCGTGCGTGACCAGGACAATCGTGAGTCCGTAGCGTGTTCGCAGGTCGCGGAGCAGCGCCAGCACCCGCTGCGCTGTCTCCCAGTCTACTTCGCCGGTTGGTTCGTCGCCGAGCAGGATTTTTGGTCGGTTCGCCAGTGCGCACGCAATGGCAACTCGCTGCTGCTGACCGCCGGATAATTGTGTGATTGGGGTCGAGGCTTTCTCGACGATGCCGACCGCTTCCAGCAGCTCATCCGCCCAGGCGCGCCGCTCGCGCCTGCTGCGACCCGCAAAGGTCATCAGCAGTTCGATATTCTCGCGCGCAGTAAGGTATGGCAGCAGGTTGCGGGTCGTCTGCTGCCAGATGAAGCCGACTCGCTCGCGACGATAGGCGCTCAACTGGGCAGGTGTCAGTGCTGTCAGATCAAGCCCATCGACGATCAACCGTCCGGCAGAAGGACGATCCAGACCGCCAATGGCGCTGAGAAGCGTCGATTTGCCCGACCCGGAGGGACCAACCAGCGCCAGAAACTCGCCCCGCGCCACTTCGAGGTCCAATCCCTGGAGCGCCACCACCTCGAGTTCGGCGACCTTGTAGATTTTCACCAGACCACTGGCGTGAATAATGTGATCGGTCGTGTTCATATCGTCGCTACGTTCATACCCTATGCGTCTCGCCCGCTTCCCTTGCAGACGCGCCGCTCGCGCACCCCTGAGAACATTCCCGGTTCTCAGTCCTCGGTTCTCATACGAACTTGCGGTCAGTCAGACAAGATGTTCGAGTGCTCGGTTCGCAAGGCGTAATAATCTACAACGTCTTGGCATCAGCAGCCCCAACGGGGCTTGCACGCGCCCAGCGAGAGCTTTAGCCCCTAGCGCCCCGGCAGTATTGTCCAAATGACCGCGCATTCGTATCGGTTCTCAGTTCTCATAGAGCGATCAACTAAAACCTGGACAATCAAGGACGTGGAGCGACCGACGTTGGCTTCGACAGGCTCAGCCAACGTCAGCCGCACGACGACCAAGACAAGCAAGTGTTGTGCATCATTTGGTTGATCGCTCTATCAGTTCTCAGTTCTCAGTTCTCAGTTCTTGGTTCTTGGTTCTTGGTTCTCGGTTCCCAGTTCTCAGTTCGCATCCCCTAATTTCACCGCCTGGAACAACCGGACACGCGCCAGTGACGCGCCGAGCGCCAGGAGTGAGAGCGTTAGCGTCGCGCCAAATGCCGCATAAATGCCTGCCATACTCTCCCATGCCAGGCGCGGTGGGTAAGCGGGAACACCGGGATATGGACCAACACCGACCTGCATGAAGGGTACGATCAGCAGCGCCGCCAGCGCGCCAATTCCGCTGCCAGCTGCCAATCCAGCGCCGATCAACAGCAGTTGTTCCAGCAGCAGCGCCGCCGCAACACCAGATTCACTCAATCCCAGCGCCCGCAGCATGCCCAGTTCGATTGCACGACGGCGCGCAGTGATGAACCCGGCGACCAGAAAGCCGAGCAGCGTCAATACGCCGGCCGTCAGAAAACCGATAGTCAATACACCAAACAACCCCTGGCGCTGTGGACGGGACTGTTCGCGCGCGATGAGGGTTGCCACATCGAGTACATCGATGACCGGAATGCCCTGCCCACGCACTCCGGCAACCACCTCGTCGATAGGAACTGCCTGGTTGCGAGTGATCCAGACATCATATGGGTACTGTCCCCCCATCTCGTCGAAGATATAGTTCAAGTTGGCGACGATGATTGGTCCATCCTGCGGATAGACGCCGGGCCAGAGGTCAATGGCGGCGACAATGCGAAAGCGCACCTCACGCTGATCACCGTAGAGTCGCAACGTGGCAGGCAACGCATCGCCGATCCGCAGACCATCGCCCAAGAGGTCACGGCTGACGAGCGCACCGTTCGGGTAACGCGCCAGCAGGTTCATCAGCCCACCCAACGATTCACCGCCACCCCAGGCGCGGTCGAACCGGGTGATCACCTTCGGAAAATCCGTCCGATCAATGCCGATCACCTGCGCCTGCCGGCTGCCCGCACCGACGCTCACGAACGCCTCGTAGCGTCCGACACGCGCAGCCGCCTGCACACCCGGCGCCTGAAGATGCTCACTCACCGGAACGAACAGGAAGCGCGCTTCTTCACGAATATCAGGGCGCGGTTGTTGTGGCGGGCTGCCGGGCTGACCGGGACGCGCCTGTCCGGCGCTCTCGCCCGTCTCGAAGAGTTGTGTCATTGCGCCAACCTGATACGTCAATTCGGTTCGCATCGCGCCATCGAGCGTATCCGCCATCGTAGCACTGTACGTTGCCAGGCTGAGCGTCAGGATGAGGAGGAGCAACGCGCCGCGATAATTGTCGGTCTGCCGCGCTAGCGCGCGGAGCGTGACCAGTGGCGCAATCCACGCCGGAAGCGCCGCCAACCTCGCCAACCCTTCCAGAATCAGCGGAATGAGGCGCAGCGCCAGTAGACCAAGCGCAAAACAGAGAAGCGCCGGGGTCAGCACCAGCAGCGGATTACTGAACGGATCGGCATTCCCCTGAAACAGGCCACCGCCGATCTGCAACTGATAGACGCCGTATGCCGCCGGGATCAGGAGCAGCAGATCGAGATAGGCGCGCTGCCAGAGCGGGGGACGCGCGGCGCGCGCCGCCTGTTGCTGCTCGTCCACCAGGGTACGGCGTGTCGCCACGAACGCCGGAGTCAACGATGCCCCCACGGTGATCACCAGGACGACCAGAGCAAACGTCAGGCTCTGCGCGCCAGGCGAGAGCGGCACACCAGCGCCGGACAGATCGACCTCAAGAAATGAGCGTACCCGGCTCATCACCGACGCAAAAGCAAGCCCAAGCGGCAATCCCGCAGCAAGCGCCACTCCACCGATGATCACCCACTCAACCAGATACATGCCCAGAATCTGCGCGCTGCGGACACCACGCGACTTCATGAGCGCAATCTCACTGCTCTGCCGCCGCACAAGCAGGGCGGCGACCAGCGTCGCAAAATAGAGCGTCAGCGCGAGGATCGGCGCGCTGAACACGAAGAGTTGGGTCGTCAACGATGCCACCCGATCCTGGTATCGTCGCAGCGCCTCCGCCGGTCCCTGTTCGAGGCGCAACCCGGGAATGAGACTGTTGACACGCGCCCGTACACTTTCGACACGACTCAGAAGCGGCGACACCTGCGCGCCGGTGACGCCTTCACCGCTCAACCGCACAAACCAGAGCGCCTGATCGACCTCGTTGCGCAATGTTCCGGCGACAGGATCGGTGAAACTCGCCTCCGGCACAAGAATGAGATCGTTGAGGGTATCGGGCGGGAAGAACCATGCCGGATCGCTGCGGTTGACCGGCGCCCAGATCGCCGCCACACGCGCCTGAAGCGTCGCCGGGCGCGTTCCAGGGGCAATGATCGAGAGCGTATCACCCACATTCACACCCGTCTCATCGGCGAACGCGCGGGCGATCATCACGGCTAGCATGGCGTCATCTGCCGACGACGTCGGCATCTGCCCATCGACGATGTGCATCCGGTCATCAAGCCCGCTGATGAAGCCAAGCGGCGCATTCTTGAGGAAGACCGCGTCACCGTCAGCCGCGAGAAAGATACGGAGCGGCGCAGTACGGACGTGACGCGCAAAACTGGTGATCGGCAGATCGAGACCCGGAATGCTTTCGTGGCGCAGATAATCGTCGGCTGGCGCAACGCGCTCCCACTCCAGCGGCGTATTCCAAGCGCCGATATAGCGCAGGAGCAGCGCAAATGGCGACCGCCCCTGACGCTGCTCCTGCTGCCGGATTTCGTCCTGCAACAGGCGCAGACTGGCCGCTTCGGCGTATGCAGGCACGGCAGCCGCGAGCGCAACAGCGATCACTGCCGCCAGCCATGCGCAGAGTGCCAGTCCAAGATTGGCGCGCAGACGCTTGAGCGCAGCAGTCAGTACCGAAATAAGAGCCACCATCCGACGCATAACTCAGGATCCAACGACAATATCGCCTTCGTTCAGGCCCTCGAGAATCTCGACCCGCTCATCGGTTTCGATGCCGACCCGCACGGTCACACGGCGTTCACGCTCCCCTTCACGGACAATGACGAAGCGGCGACCCTCAAATGACCGGATCGCCTCTGGCGGCAGCCAGAGGACATTGTCTTTGCGCTCCAGCACGATGCTGACTCGCGCAACGGTCACGCCAGCCTCGAATGTTTGTCCGCGCGCATCGACTATTTGAAAGCGCGTGGTGACGTCGCGATCCTGGACGGCGCCGCTTCCGCCCGACCCGTAAGGCGCCGGCATGCGTCGAATAACGCCGGGGATCACCAGGTCGGGGCGCGATAGCAGGCGGATCTCGACACTCTGACCTTCGGAGAGCAGCCGCATCTGCTGCGCGCTCAGAGTTGCGGCAAACTCCAGGTTCGATGGATCGGCAATCTCGATCACCGGCTCGAAGGCGGTCACTGTTGCTCCTGGCTCGATAGCGACCGCCAGCACGGTTCCATCCTGCGGCGCTATGACACGCCCGTCATCGACGCGGCGGCGTGCTTTTTCCAGGGCGCGCTCGGCGTTCTCCACGGCGCGGAGTGCGCTGTTGAGCGTCTCGTTGCGCGCTTCCTCCAGTGCAACCTGCGCCCGCTCGAGAGCGAGTTGGGCGTCTTCGATTGCTTTGTTCTTGCCCTGGAGCAGGGTCTCAAGCGCGCGCTGCGCTTCCTCGACTTTCTTCTCCGCCTCGTAAATTTTGACGACTTCATCTTCATATGCGCGATCACGGGCGCGCTGCGCCTGCTCGACCGAGCGTTCGGCGTCGCGTAATGCGCGTTCCGCCTGCACCAGTTTCATACGAAACTCTTCCTTTTGTTTCTCGGTGAGGCGATTGGGAACCAGCACCCCGGCCTCATTCTTGATAAATGGATTCTCCGGGTCGGTCCCATAGCGCTGCACCCAGTCCCAGTTCCAGTAGGCGACACTATACGCCTTCTGGGTGTCGGAAAGCGCTTCGGCGCTGTCGCGTAGCGCTTCGTCCGCTGAAGTTTTCGACCACGACGCATCATCGCGTGTGGTGCGCAACTCGCGCTGCGCCGCTTCGAGGCGTTCCTGCAATTCCTTGAACAGATCCGCCTCACCGCCAGGCAACAATCGTTCGAGTTCGCGCCTGGCGCGATCCACATCGAGTTCGCGTTCCTTGATCCGTTTCTCCTTTGCCAGCTGCGCACTCTCCAGGTCGCGTCGCGCCTGCGCCAGATCGTCCTCGGCGCGACGCAACTCGTCGAGCGCCTCCTCCTGCTGAAGTTCCGCCAAAACATCGCCTTCCTTGACGACATCGCCACGACTGACATTCACGACGTTGACGCGCCCATCACGTCGGAATGCCAGCCGCGCCATATCGACCGGCGTTGCGCGGGCAGTGACCGTGAACACCTGCTCGATAGCACCGCGCTGAACCGTGTACGTGGGGCGTTCGAGCGCCGGATCGGGCGGCAGGGGGGTAGGAGTTGGCGGCTCCTGCAATGCCTGCGTTGTGCTACAGGCGGTCAGCAATACCACACAGCATATGCTCATCCAGCGCGTTATCCATCGCATAGCATTCCTCGTCGTGCGCTTTGCTTTATGCATCCGCACTGCGAGCGGGGCGCGCACGCCCGGCAGTCGCGCTCCTCTGCGAGCGGGACGCCTGCGAGTCGCCTGTACGCGCAATGGGCAATGACAGCAGCGAAGCGTTCCTCGACTATGCCCCTTCTACGGCGCAGCGCCGGCGGGAAGAGGCGTCGGATCGCCCTCCTCGACATTGTACCCTTTATAGTCTGGATCGACTTCTTTTGCGCATGCCGGCGCACGCGCATCCTCACGGTTCATACACTCGGCAAAGGCGGTTGCAAAGCGCTGCGCTTCGGCAAGTTCCTTTTCGAGGCTTGCGCCCTTTTCCACCACGGCGCTAAGCGCCTTAAAGAACCAGTAGGGATCGGTGTGCTGGCTGTAGATCACGTTAGCATCACCGGCGTTCTGCGACGGCATCGCCAGGGTTGCCCGCATCGCCTCGAACTGCGCGACTCGCTCCGGCGGCAACTGTTTGATGAATGCCTCAGATTGTGCGACCGAGCGGCGGGCGGGCATATCGCCATACGTCAGGGACGTGTCGCCGGAAAGGAACTTGATCCATTCCCAGCATGCCTGCGGTTGCTGCGTCCGCGCCGAGATGAACAGGCCCCGCAAAAACACTTCGCTCGACGGCACACCGGCGCCGCCGACCGGCAGTGGCGCAGCTCGAATGTCGCGTTCGACCGGGGTCAGCGGCGCGGCAGTCGGCGCCGGTCCACCACCCGGTTCGAGCGGTTGAATCACGACCCCTCCCTGGAATGATTCAGGATACCCAAACCACATCCCGACCCGACCGGATTGGACCAGTTCGTAGGAACGATCCCCGCCGCCAAAATCGTCGCGCCGATAGACGATGGTGAGCGGCGGCGCCACCTTGTGAACCATGCTCAAATCGAGGTACCAGCGGATGGCAGCGATAGTCTTCGGATCGGTGTAGTTCGGGCGCAGGTCCTTGCCCTCGCCAACCATCAGGCGCGCGCCAAATTGGTTGATGAAGAACAACAGGTCGGCTTGCGGACCTCCCAGCGGCACATACCCCCACCGCTGCTCGTTCCCTTCGCCTCTGGTCAACGCCTGCGCCGCCGCCAGAAAATCGTCCGGTTTCCAGTCGGCGCGCGGCGGTTGCACTCCCGCCGCCTCGAATGCGGCATGGTTGTAAATCAGGCTGCGCATATTGACCGCGTAGGGCAACCCGTAGATGCGCCCCTCGCGGCTGTACTGTGCCAGCGCCGCCGGGACGATGTCATCGCGCGGGAAGGTGGAGTCTGCCTCGATCAATGGGCGCAGATCGAGCAGAGCCGTTTCATCGTTGCCGGCGAGCGGACCGAACCAGAAAAAACAGTCGCTGGTCTGCGCCAGGGTGGCAGCCGTGACCTCCTTCAAGTCGGGCGTCCACTCGAACGGCTTCAACTGCACGAAGATGTCGGGACGCTGTTCGCGAAACGCGCGCGCGACGCGGCGCAGTTCGGTCGGATTGTACCCGTAAAGGCCAAACGTCACGGTTGTGGCGCCGGCCGGCGCTTCCTGCGGCTCCGGCGTAGCCACTACCACCGGATTGAGGTTTGGCTTCGGCGTTGGCGTGAGTTCCCGCTGCGCAATCGCTTCCTGCATCTGCCGCTGCGCTTCTGCCAGAGCCTGGCGCACATTCGCCTTTGGGTCGCCGGTGACCGTCGCAACTGCCTGACTCAACGCCCCCATCACGGTATAATCGAACTGCTGGCTTGGCAGCGTCCCGCTGTTCTCTATCGCCCACCGGTACGCCTCAGCAGTCGGCGGATCGAGTTTGCTCCAGAACTCCGTCTGCTGCGCCACCGATTGGCGGGCAGGCAAACGCGACAATGGACCGAAACTTTGCTGGTCCTCGAGCGCCGGTTGGCGCGAGAGCCACTCGATCCAGCGCCAGGCGGCGTCGGGGTGCGCTGTGCCGCCGCTG
This region includes:
- a CDS encoding ABC transporter permease, giving the protein MRRMVALISVLTAALKRLRANLGLALCAWLAAVIAVALAAAVPAYAEAASLRLLQDEIRQQEQRQGRSPFALLLRYIGAWNTPLEWERVAPADDYLRHESIPGLDLPITSFARHVRTAPLRIFLAADGDAVFLKNAPLGFISGLDDRMHIVDGQMPTSSADDAMLAVMIARAFADETGVNVGDTLSIIAPGTRPATLQARVAAIWAPVNRSDPAWFFPPDTLNDLILVPEASFTDPVAGTLRNEVDQALWFVRLSGEGVTGAQVSPLLSRVESVRARVNSLIPGLRLEQGPAEALRRYQDRVASLTTQLFVFSAPILALTLYFATLVAALLVRRQSSEIALMKSRGVRSAQILGMYLVEWVIIGGVALAAGLPLGLAFASVMSRVRSFLEVDLSGAGVPLSPGAQSLTFALVVLVITVGASLTPAFVATRRTLVDEQQQAARAARPPLWQRAYLDLLLLIPAAYGVYQLQIGGGLFQGNADPFSNPLLVLTPALLCFALGLLALRLIPLILEGLARLAALPAWIAPLVTLRALARQTDNYRGALLLLILTLSLATYSATMADTLDGAMRTELTYQVGAMTQLFETGESAGQARPGQPGSPPQQPRPDIREEARFLFVPVSEHLQAPGVQAAARVGRYEAFVSVGAGSRQAQVIGIDRTDFPKVITRFDRAWGGGESLGGLMNLLARYPNGALVSRDLLGDGLRIGDALPATLRLYGDQREVRFRIVAAIDLWPGVYPQDGPIIVANLNYIFDEMGGQYPYDVWITRNQAVPIDEVVAGVRGQGIPVIDVLDVATLIAREQSRPQRQGLFGVLTIGFLTAGVLTLLGFLVAGFITARRRAIELGMLRALGLSESGVAAALLLEQLLLIGAGLAAGSGIGALAALLIVPFMQVGVGPYPGVPAYPPRLAWESMAGIYAAFGATLTLSLLALGASLARVRLFQAVKLGDAN
- a CDS encoding HlyD family efflux transporter periplasmic adaptor subunit, which translates into the protein MRWITRWMSICCVVLLTACSTTQALQEPPTPTPLPPDPALERPTYTVQRGAIEQVFTVTARATPVDMARLAFRRDGRVNVVNVSRGDVVKEGDVLAELQQEEALDELRRAEDDLAQARRDLESAQLAKEKRIKERELDVDRARRELERLLPGGEADLFKELQERLEAAQRELRTTRDDASWSKTSADEALRDSAEALSDTQKAYSVAYWNWDWVQRYGTDPENPFIKNEAGVLVPNRLTEKQKEEFRMKLVQAERALRDAERSVEQAQRARDRAYEDEVVKIYEAEKKVEEAQRALETLLQGKNKAIEDAQLALERAQVALEEARNETLNSALRAVENAERALEKARRRVDDGRVIAPQDGTVLAVAIEPGATVTAFEPVIEIADPSNLEFAATLSAQQMRLLSEGQSVEIRLLSRPDLVIPGVIRRMPAPYGSGGSGAVQDRDVTTRFQIVDARGQTFEAGVTVARVSIVLERKDNVLWLPPEAIRSFEGRRFVIVREGERERRVTVRVGIETDERVEILEGLNEGDIVVGS